One stretch of Clavibacter californiensis DNA includes these proteins:
- a CDS encoding FAD-dependent oxidoreductase, whose protein sequence is MTSQPAETQVVVIGAGQAGLSVAYHLQRLGLRMGEDAVVLDRGPTTGGAWQHRWAALRLGSAHRVADLPGMSELGISFATADRRLPARDVVRDHYARYERHFDLRVERPVEVRAVLDADVPPPVASRRRAAHPSDSARPLLVRATDGDRVARFVVNATGTWGAPFIPSYPGLATFRGRQLHTSGYRAAADLRGLRVLVVGGGTSAIGFLLELEGVAARTMWSTRRPVDFLEAGELDVEAAVRAVDLQDRAARAGEALPSIVSGTGVPRTRRIAAGIRRGLLDSRGPIARFEEYAVVWADGERDQVDAVIWATGFRPEIRHLAPLGLREKEGGVRVESGVSARDPRVFLVGYGPQASTIGANRAGRRVARQVLAALG, encoded by the coding sequence ATGACCTCCCAGCCGGCAGAGACCCAGGTCGTGGTCATCGGTGCCGGACAGGCCGGACTCTCCGTCGCGTACCACCTGCAGCGGCTCGGCCTCCGCATGGGCGAGGACGCCGTCGTGCTCGACCGCGGGCCCACGACCGGCGGCGCCTGGCAGCACCGGTGGGCGGCCCTCCGCCTGGGATCCGCGCACCGCGTGGCCGACCTCCCCGGCATGTCCGAGCTCGGCATCTCGTTCGCGACGGCCGATCGGCGCCTGCCCGCGCGCGACGTCGTGCGCGACCACTACGCACGCTACGAGCGGCACTTCGACCTTCGGGTCGAACGCCCGGTGGAGGTGCGGGCTGTGCTCGACGCGGACGTGCCGCCTCCCGTCGCGTCGCGCCGCCGCGCCGCCCACCCCTCCGACTCCGCCCGCCCGCTCCTCGTGCGCGCCACGGACGGCGACCGAGTCGCGCGGTTCGTCGTCAACGCCACGGGCACGTGGGGCGCGCCGTTCATCCCCTCGTATCCGGGGCTCGCGACGTTCCGCGGGCGGCAGCTGCACACGTCCGGCTACCGGGCGGCCGCCGACCTGCGGGGGCTCCGCGTGCTCGTCGTGGGCGGCGGCACGTCCGCCATCGGCTTCCTCCTCGAGCTGGAGGGGGTGGCCGCGCGCACCATGTGGTCGACCCGGCGTCCCGTCGACTTCCTCGAGGCGGGCGAGCTCGACGTCGAGGCCGCGGTGCGCGCGGTGGACCTCCAGGACCGGGCCGCGCGCGCCGGGGAGGCCCTGCCGAGCATCGTCAGCGGCACGGGGGTGCCGCGCACGCGGCGCATCGCCGCGGGGATCCGTCGCGGGCTGCTCGACAGCCGTGGGCCCATCGCGCGCTTCGAGGAGTACGCCGTCGTCTGGGCGGACGGCGAGCGGGACCAGGTCGACGCCGTGATCTGGGCGACCGGCTTCCGGCCCGAGATCCGGCACCTGGCGCCGCTCGGCCTCCGGGAGAAGGAGGGCGGCGTGCGCGTCGAGTCCGGGGTGTCCGCACGGGATCCGCGGGTGTTCCTCGTCGGCTACGGACCGCAGGCGTCCACCATCGGCGCGAACCGCGCGGGTCGTCGCGTGGCCAGGCAGGTCCTCGCGGCCCTCGGCTGA
- a CDS encoding APC family permease, with protein sequence MTPDPQAPESSPAKRLLIGEKLASDKLEGQLLPKHLALPIFASDPLSSVAYAPQELLLILTLGGLAFLSFAPWVAACVVILLVVVVLSYRQLIKAYPSGGGDYEVAHKNLGEKAGLVVASALLVDYILTVAVSVASGVDNIISAIPEIAPFRVEIAVFFVALLAAVNLRGVRESSKAFAVPTYLFIASVGLMIVVGLVRTALGDPPVAESAAYTVETPSLSQVAFILLLLRAFSSGCSALTGVEAISNGVPAFRTPKVKNAQATLVIMGGTAIVLFVGLTTLALIAQVHYGEKPCDLIGWAGCATEPQKSLMAQVAGATFGNGSVMFYLLQATTAAVLLLAANTAFNGFPLLGSVLAKDAYAPKSLLTRGDRLVYSNGMLLLALGATLILVVYQANLTQLIQLYIIGVFVSFTLGQTGMVVHWTRMLREGCANRGEVIRGLAINAFGALLTALVLIVVTITKFTHGAWLVFAIMPVLFLLMLGVNRYYRDVEREIEVDPVTVFGSTGDHAVVLVGRMQKPVLKALDYAIAANHDSIEAVHVSVDDEATKLLERQWVEMEIEMPLRIVASPYRDISFPLIKYLKSRRAEHGSEIITVYTPVYIVGHWWETLLHNHKARRIRQKLLLVHGVTLALVPWLLDSSELIYGRRSRPVPGQDRRGEPVRPAVRRSGPPPTTPVKHTSGRRTP encoded by the coding sequence CGGCGAGAAGCTCGCCAGCGACAAGCTCGAGGGCCAGCTGCTCCCCAAGCACCTCGCGCTCCCCATCTTCGCGAGCGACCCGCTCAGCTCGGTCGCCTACGCGCCGCAGGAGCTGCTGCTCATCCTCACCCTCGGTGGCCTCGCGTTCCTGAGCTTCGCGCCCTGGGTCGCGGCCTGCGTCGTGATCCTCCTGGTCGTCGTGGTGCTCAGCTACCGCCAGCTCATCAAGGCGTACCCGTCGGGCGGCGGCGACTACGAGGTGGCGCACAAGAACCTCGGCGAGAAGGCCGGCCTCGTCGTCGCGTCCGCGCTCCTCGTCGACTACATCCTCACGGTGGCGGTGTCGGTGGCCTCGGGCGTCGACAACATCATCAGCGCGATCCCGGAGATCGCCCCGTTCCGCGTCGAGATCGCGGTCTTCTTCGTGGCGCTCCTCGCGGCCGTGAACCTCCGCGGCGTGCGCGAGTCGAGCAAGGCCTTCGCGGTGCCCACGTACCTCTTCATCGCGAGCGTCGGCCTCATGATCGTCGTCGGCCTCGTCCGCACGGCCCTCGGCGACCCGCCCGTCGCCGAGTCCGCCGCCTACACGGTCGAGACGCCGAGCCTGTCGCAGGTCGCCTTCATCCTCCTGCTGCTGCGCGCGTTCTCGAGCGGCTGCTCCGCGCTCACCGGCGTCGAGGCCATCTCGAACGGCGTGCCGGCGTTCCGCACGCCCAAGGTCAAGAACGCGCAGGCCACCCTGGTGATCATGGGCGGCACCGCCATCGTGCTGTTCGTGGGCCTCACGACCCTCGCCCTCATCGCCCAGGTCCACTACGGCGAGAAGCCGTGCGACCTCATCGGCTGGGCCGGCTGCGCCACGGAGCCGCAGAAGAGCCTCATGGCCCAGGTCGCGGGCGCCACCTTCGGCAACGGCAGCGTGATGTTCTACCTGCTGCAGGCGACCACCGCGGCTGTGCTCCTCCTCGCGGCCAACACCGCGTTCAACGGCTTCCCGCTCCTCGGCTCCGTGCTCGCGAAGGACGCGTACGCGCCCAAGTCGCTGCTGACGCGCGGCGACCGCCTCGTCTACAGCAACGGCATGCTGCTCCTGGCGCTCGGCGCGACGCTCATCCTCGTCGTGTACCAGGCCAACCTCACGCAGCTCATCCAGCTCTACATCATCGGCGTCTTCGTCTCGTTCACGCTCGGGCAGACGGGCATGGTCGTGCACTGGACCCGCATGCTCCGCGAGGGCTGCGCGAACCGCGGCGAGGTGATCCGCGGGCTCGCCATCAACGCGTTCGGCGCGCTGCTCACCGCGCTCGTCCTCATCGTCGTCACCATCACCAAGTTCACGCACGGCGCCTGGCTCGTCTTCGCGATCATGCCGGTGCTGTTCCTCCTCATGCTCGGCGTCAACCGCTACTACCGCGACGTCGAGAGGGAGATCGAGGTCGACCCCGTCACCGTCTTCGGCTCCACGGGCGACCACGCCGTCGTGCTCGTCGGCCGGATGCAGAAGCCGGTCCTCAAGGCCCTCGACTACGCCATCGCCGCGAACCACGACAGCATCGAGGCCGTGCACGTCTCCGTCGACGACGAGGCGACCAAGCTCCTCGAGCGGCAGTGGGTCGAGATGGAGATCGAGATGCCGCTGCGCATCGTCGCCTCGCCCTACCGCGACATCAGCTTCCCGCTCATCAAGTACCTGAAGTCCCGTCGCGCGGAGCACGGCAGCGAGATCATCACGGTCTACACGCCCGTCTACATCGTCGGCCACTGGTGGGAGACGCTGCTGCACAACCACAAGGCCAGGCGGATCCGCCAGAAGCTGCTCCTCGTGCACGGCGTCACGCTGGCGCTCGTGCCGTGGCTGCTCGACTCGTCGGAGCTCATCTACGGCCGTCGGTCCCGGCCGGTGCCCGGGCAGGATCGCCGCGGCGAGCCCGTGCGCCCCGCCGTCCGCCGGTCCGGCCCGCCGCCGACCACGCCCGTCAAGCACACCAGCGGACGCCGGACGCCGTAG
- the purM gene encoding phosphoribosylformylglycinamidine cyclo-ligase yields the protein MTTKSSYAEAGVDTEAGDLAVQLMKEAVSRTHGPEVIGGFGGFAGLFDVSALTRFRHPLLATSTDGVGTKVAIAQAIDKHDTIGQDLVGMVVDDIVVVGARPLFMTDYIACGKVVPARIADIVAGIARACSDTGTALVGGETAEHPGLLGPDDYDVAGAAVGAVEADSVLGSERVRDGDVVLALASSGLHSNGFSLVRHILSVAGIGFGDTSAELGGLVGEVLLEPTRLYTTPLLDVLAQPELGPAVHSISHVTGGGIAANLARVLPRGSFSELERSTWSPPAVFRALAGIAGSTLESAEGTWNLGIGMIAVVDAAAADGIARALTAAGIPTWEAGRVTIGDAPAGAGFEQGAKGVDGGAVRLTGRYRD from the coding sequence GTGACCACCAAGAGCTCGTATGCAGAGGCCGGCGTCGACACGGAGGCCGGCGATCTCGCGGTCCAGCTGATGAAGGAGGCCGTGTCCCGCACGCACGGCCCCGAGGTCATCGGCGGGTTCGGCGGATTCGCGGGGCTGTTCGACGTGAGCGCCCTCACCCGCTTCCGCCACCCGCTCCTCGCGACCTCCACGGACGGCGTCGGCACCAAGGTCGCCATCGCGCAGGCCATCGACAAGCACGACACCATCGGCCAGGACCTCGTGGGCATGGTCGTCGACGACATCGTCGTGGTCGGCGCGCGCCCCCTCTTCATGACCGACTACATCGCGTGCGGCAAGGTCGTGCCCGCGCGCATCGCCGACATCGTCGCTGGCATCGCCCGCGCCTGCTCCGACACCGGCACCGCCCTCGTCGGCGGCGAGACGGCCGAGCACCCGGGGCTCCTCGGGCCGGACGACTACGACGTCGCGGGCGCCGCGGTCGGCGCGGTCGAGGCCGACTCCGTGCTCGGATCCGAGCGGGTGCGCGACGGCGACGTGGTGCTGGCGCTCGCGTCCAGCGGCCTGCACAGCAACGGCTTCTCGCTCGTCCGCCACATCCTCAGCGTCGCAGGCATCGGGTTCGGCGACACGTCGGCCGAGCTCGGCGGCCTGGTCGGCGAGGTCCTCCTCGAGCCGACGCGCCTCTACACGACGCCGCTGCTCGACGTCCTCGCGCAGCCGGAGCTCGGCCCTGCCGTGCACTCCATCAGCCACGTCACCGGCGGCGGCATCGCGGCGAACCTCGCGCGCGTCCTGCCCCGAGGGTCCTTCAGCGAGCTCGAGCGCTCCACCTGGTCGCCGCCCGCGGTCTTCCGTGCGCTCGCCGGCATCGCGGGCTCGACGCTCGAGAGCGCGGAGGGCACCTGGAACCTCGGCATCGGGATGATCGCGGTGGTCGACGCCGCGGCTGCGGACGGCATCGCGCGCGCGCTCACCGCCGCGGGCATCCCGACGTGGGAGGCCGGCCGCGTGACGATCGGCGACGCCCCCGCGGGCGCCGGATTCGAGCAGGGCGCCAAGGGCGTCGACGGCGGGGCCGTGCGCCTCACCGGCCGCTACCGCGACTGA
- a CDS encoding DUF3073 domain-containing protein — MGRGRQKAKHTKIARELKSFSPNVDYTQLERELTTHGAVDEQYAAEAAKWDEYADEPDAYVPGDEQKRA, encoded by the coding sequence ATGGGGCGCGGCCGTCAAAAAGCTAAGCACACCAAGATCGCGCGAGAGCTGAAGTCGTTCAGTCCCAATGTGGACTACACGCAGCTGGAGCGCGAGCTGACCACCCACGGGGCGGTCGACGAGCAGTACGCGGCCGAGGCCGCCAAGTGGGACGAGTACGCGGACGAGCCGGACGCCTACGTCCCGGGCGACGAGCAGAAGCGCGCCTGA